From [Clostridium] symbiosum, a single genomic window includes:
- a CDS encoding VanW family protein, translated as MPLSEKSSTPIQKPLAFVWFGHRTPLLRKLQGLDMQYQYNKITNLKLASEKINGIVIHPGEVFSYWKLIGKPTRKKGYLDGMILKNGQVAAGTGGGLCQLSNLIFWMALHSPLTIVERHRHGYDVFPDSNRKQPFGSGATCSYPHIDLMIRNDTGQDIQFRTWLDGEYLYGELRAGVPSALRYEIVERNHLMKSEFWGGYSRHNELCRFTFEEDNLIGEEFILSNHAIMMYAPFIGEGNDGEEPESRGEFNR; from the coding sequence ATGCCGTTATCAGAAAAGAGCAGCACCCCGATACAAAAACCGCTTGCTTTCGTCTGGTTTGGGCACAGGACGCCTCTGCTCCGCAAGCTGCAGGGGCTGGATATGCAGTATCAGTATAATAAAATCACGAACTTAAAGCTGGCTTCGGAAAAGATTAACGGAATTGTGATTCACCCCGGCGAAGTATTCAGCTACTGGAAACTGATAGGGAAACCCACGCGTAAAAAGGGATATCTGGATGGCATGATCCTGAAAAACGGCCAGGTGGCGGCCGGGACGGGGGGAGGCCTGTGCCAGCTCTCCAATCTGATTTTCTGGATGGCGCTCCATTCCCCCCTGACCATCGTAGAGCGGCACCGCCACGGATACGACGTATTTCCCGATTCCAACAGGAAGCAGCCGTTCGGAAGCGGAGCCACCTGCTCCTATCCCCATATTGATCTGATGATAAGAAATGACACCGGGCAGGATATTCAGTTCCGGACGTGGCTGGACGGCGAATATCTGTACGGAGAGCTAAGGGCCGGTGTCCCGTCCGCGCTGCGGTATGAAATTGTGGAGAGAAACCACCTGATGAAAAGCGAATTCTGGGGCGGATACAGCCGCCATAACGAACTGTGCCGCTTTACATTTGAGGAAGATAACCTGATAGGGGAAGAATTTATTTTGAGCAATCATGCCATTATGATGTACGCCCCTTTTATCGGAGAAGGAAATGACGGTGAAGAACCGGAAAGCAGAGGAGAATTTAACAGATGA
- a CDS encoding dicarboxylate/amino acid:cation symporter, producing MANEKKKLPLAFWIFTGLLLGILAGIGLMKTPEIAVKYIKPFGTLFLNLVKFIVVPIVLFSIMSGVISMKDIRKVGSIGVKTIVYYMCTTAVAVVIGLVLANLFKGSFKALSVTELEYTAKEAPSFIETLVNIFPSNIIGPMSEANMLQVIVIALFFGFGVISVGEKGKPFADFVESANTVSMVIMETIIKFSPIGVFCLITPVVAENGPNILGNLLAVLLVAYAGYIIHMVVVYSATVSMLGKMSPIRFFSGMAPAMIMAFSSASSVGTLPLNLECVEKMGGRRDVASFVLPLGATINMDGTAIYQGVCAIFIAACFKVDLTLGQQLTIILTATLASIGTAGVPGAGMIMLAMVLQSVNLPIEGIALVAGIDRIFDMGRTTVNITGDAACALIVSRLEEKKEARRAG from the coding sequence ATGGCAAATGAAAAGAAAAAGTTACCGCTGGCTTTCTGGATTTTCACAGGTCTTCTGTTAGGTATTTTAGCGGGTATCGGGTTGATGAAGACGCCCGAGATTGCGGTGAAATACATTAAGCCCTTTGGTACGCTGTTCCTGAATCTTGTCAAATTTATTGTCGTTCCGATTGTCCTTTTCTCCATCATGTCCGGCGTGATTTCCATGAAAGACATACGCAAAGTGGGCAGCATTGGAGTCAAGACGATCGTCTATTACATGTGCACGACGGCAGTTGCGGTAGTGATTGGCCTGGTGCTTGCCAACCTGTTCAAGGGAAGCTTTAAAGCGCTTTCCGTGACAGAGCTTGAGTATACCGCGAAAGAGGCGCCAAGCTTCATCGAAACCCTGGTCAATATTTTCCCCAGCAATATCATAGGGCCCATGTCGGAGGCAAACATGCTTCAGGTCATTGTGATTGCCCTGTTCTTTGGTTTCGGCGTCATCTCGGTGGGGGAAAAGGGAAAACCGTTTGCCGATTTTGTGGAGAGTGCCAATACCGTTTCGATGGTGATTATGGAAACGATTATCAAATTCAGCCCCATCGGCGTATTCTGCCTGATCACGCCTGTGGTGGCGGAGAACGGCCCCAACATACTGGGAAACCTGCTGGCTGTCCTTCTGGTGGCCTATGCCGGATATATTATCCATATGGTGGTGGTTTACTCCGCAACGGTGAGTATGCTCGGTAAAATGAGTCCGATCCGCTTTTTCAGCGGCATGGCGCCCGCAATGATTATGGCTTTTTCAAGCGCCTCCTCAGTAGGGACGCTGCCTCTGAATCTGGAATGTGTGGAGAAGATGGGAGGAAGGAGAGATGTGGCCAGCTTTGTGCTTCCGTTAGGCGCTACGATAAACATGGACGGAACCGCGATTTACCAGGGGGTATGCGCAATCTTTATCGCAGCCTGTTTTAAGGTGGATCTGACGCTGGGACAGCAGCTTACGATTATCCTGACCGCCACGCTGGCGTCAATCGGCACCGCGGGAGTTCCGGGCGCCGGTATGATAATGCTGGCAATGGTGCTTCAGAGCGTTAACCTCCCGATCGAGGGAATTGCCCTTGTGGCCGGTATCGACCGGATTTTTGACATGGGCAGGACAACCGTCAATATTACGGGCGACGCGGCCTGTGCCCTGATTGTATCCAGACTGGAAGAGAAGAAGGAAGCGCGCAGGGCGGGATGA
- a CDS encoding aminoglycoside phosphotransferase family protein yields the protein MKHEKERVCANMRQAAEFVQSLLQENYDLGEITKVEPIKAGDTNNSFFAIAKKDGEEKKWYVRQYNTAEQERDIIYEHAFEKYYSANVNGAMQTMTPVVNRTGKTWLVAEFEGQSNFYAVFNTISGLEPYSWEYNEMPQEARDSCAEICARFQSWAYGYVGPEGSGRREPELEELFKVWKQDLPAAQEEKKQNPKVFKRFTDYFEKEIPYLIDTIDFCDSELAKCREQLKKCICHKDLNPGNVMFDENDKIIAVFDLDWVNTDYRLYDLGWMSYQALASWDTATWGDVAVEKIGRFISIYNQTMKETGCELGELNDAERMFYPVMMIIGAVKVIMDFTCYENHESEVHRMFVNTWRFVESVHFMREHLDEIRAAIAD from the coding sequence ATGAAACACGAAAAAGAAAGGGTGTGCGCCAATATGAGACAGGCAGCGGAATTTGTGCAGAGTTTACTGCAGGAAAATTATGATTTGGGGGAAATCACAAAAGTAGAGCCGATTAAGGCGGGGGATACGAACAACAGCTTTTTTGCCATTGCAAAAAAGGACGGGGAAGAGAAAAAATGGTATGTGCGCCAGTACAACACGGCCGAGCAGGAGCGGGATATTATTTACGAACATGCATTTGAGAAATATTATTCAGCCAATGTAAACGGCGCGATGCAGACGATGACCCCGGTGGTAAACCGCACCGGTAAAACGTGGCTGGTGGCGGAGTTTGAGGGCCAGAGCAACTTCTATGCGGTATTCAACACCATCAGCGGACTGGAGCCGTATTCCTGGGAGTACAATGAGATGCCGCAGGAAGCCAGGGATTCCTGCGCGGAGATATGCGCCAGGTTCCAGTCATGGGCATACGGTTATGTGGGACCGGAGGGCAGCGGAAGAAGGGAACCGGAGTTAGAGGAGTTGTTTAAAGTATGGAAACAGGATCTTCCGGCCGCACAGGAGGAGAAGAAACAGAACCCGAAGGTATTTAAACGTTTTACGGATTATTTTGAAAAAGAGATACCGTATCTCATCGATACCATTGATTTCTGTGACAGCGAGCTTGCTAAGTGCAGGGAACAGCTTAAAAAGTGCATCTGCCATAAGGATCTGAATCCCGGCAACGTCATGTTTGACGAAAATGACAAAATCATTGCGGTGTTCGATCTGGACTGGGTTAACACGGATTACAGGCTTTATGATCTGGGATGGATGAGTTATCAGGCTCTGGCGTCCTGGGATACGGCAACCTGGGGAGATGTGGCTGTGGAGAAAATCGGCAGATTCATTTCCATCTACAACCAGACCATGAAAGAGACGGGCTGCGAGCTCGGAGAACTGAACGACGCGGAGCGGATGTTCTATCCGGTCATGATGATTATCGGGGCGGTCAAGGTTATTATGGACTTCACCTGCTATGAGAACCACGAGTCGGAAGTGCACAGAATGTTCGTCAACACATGGAGATTTGTGGAGAGCGTCCATTTTATGCGGGAGCATCTGGACGAGATCCGGGCGGCCATTGCAGATTAA
- a CDS encoding cold-shock protein: MNKGTVKWFNSQKGYGFISDEQGNDIFVHFSGLAMDGYKTLEDGQSVSFEVTEGARGLQAVNVTVNN; this comes from the coding sequence ATGAATAAAGGTACAGTAAAATGGTTTAACTCTCAGAAGGGATATGGCTTCATCAGCGATGAGCAGGGCAACGATATTTTCGTTCACTTTTCCGGACTTGCAATGGACGGTTACAAAACATTAGAAGACGGCCAGTCCGTATCCTTCGAAGTTACTGAAGGTGCTCGTGGATTACAGGCAGTTAACGTTACAGTTAACAACTAA
- a CDS encoding PTS glucitol/sorbitol transporter subunit IIC, which produces MIEKLAAGAASFIGIFNAGGSYFLDLVAGIIPTLLVLLTFINLLIRLVGEERITNFLRKCTKYAITRYTIYPLLAQIFLTDPMCHTMNRFVEEKYKIALYDCEMTILHPLTGLFPHVCPAELFIFMGIASGITELGFDKNVLAIWYLAVGIVLCLIRGIVTEKMFAVMQGRKSKKGGQVHE; this is translated from the coding sequence ATGATTGAAAAATTAGCTGCCGGGGCGGCAAGCTTCATCGGGATATTTAATGCCGGAGGCTCTTATTTTCTGGATCTGGTTGCGGGAATTATTCCCACCCTGTTGGTCCTTTTAACATTTATCAACCTTTTAATCCGCCTGGTCGGAGAGGAGCGTATCACAAACTTCCTGAGAAAATGTACGAAATACGCGATTACAAGATATACCATTTACCCGCTGCTGGCCCAGATTTTCCTGACGGATCCCATGTGCCATACCATGAACCGGTTTGTGGAGGAAAAATACAAGATTGCGCTGTATGATTGTGAGATGACGATTCTCCATCCTCTGACCGGCCTGTTTCCTCATGTATGTCCGGCTGAACTGTTTATCTTTATGGGAATTGCAAGCGGTATTACGGAGCTGGGGTTTGACAAGAATGTCCTGGCGATCTGGTATCTGGCCGTCGGCATCGTACTGTGTCTTATCAGGGGCATTGTCACGGAAAAGATGTTTGCCGTGATGCAGGGAAGGAAGAGTAAGAAGGGAGGCCAGGTCCATGAATAA
- a CDS encoding iron-containing alcohol dehydrogenase → MMFTVNNYTPTRVIFGAGRLKELAEVELPGKKALICVTEDGLMEKLGIQQKVLELLAKNHTEAVVFDKVTPNPTKDSVEAATALAKAEGCDFLIGLGGGSSVDTAKAAAIMMANEGDLWDYAYTGTGGRKEIKVAAPVVTISTTAGTGTETDPYCVITRTDTNEKLDFAVDAIFPVISVIDPELMVTLPKNLTLYQGFDALFHLSECFITNNHENRLVDIYSEDGIRAVAKWLPVVAEDGSNLEGRVNMSYAANILAGYTQSLINCTSHHITGQTMGGLFPNVAHGASLILIAEEYYKRVCRYFPELFDELGEFMGVKADPEHPGAGFVTALTGLLHVTGMDCLTMSEFGIRKEDCKKIADMTVNNTGIADMDRYPEALTAEDIEGILERSYK, encoded by the coding sequence ATGATGTTTACAGTAAATAATTACACCCCAACGAGGGTAATCTTTGGCGCAGGCAGGTTAAAGGAGCTGGCAGAGGTGGAACTGCCGGGGAAAAAGGCGCTGATCTGCGTGACGGAAGACGGTCTGATGGAAAAGCTGGGAATTCAGCAGAAGGTGCTTGAACTTCTCGCAAAGAACCATACCGAGGCCGTAGTATTTGATAAGGTGACGCCCAACCCGACCAAGGACAGCGTGGAGGCCGCGACGGCCCTTGCCAAAGCGGAAGGCTGCGATTTCCTCATCGGCCTCGGCGGCGGCAGCAGCGTGGATACGGCAAAGGCAGCGGCAATTATGATGGCCAATGAGGGGGATCTCTGGGATTATGCCTACACGGGAACGGGAGGCAGGAAGGAGATTAAGGTTGCGGCTCCGGTTGTAACCATCTCGACTACGGCAGGTACCGGCACCGAGACCGATCCCTACTGCGTCATCACAAGAACCGATACGAATGAAAAGCTTGATTTCGCAGTGGATGCGATTTTCCCGGTGATTTCCGTCATTGACCCGGAACTGATGGTAACGCTGCCGAAAAACCTGACGCTGTATCAGGGGTTTGACGCGCTGTTCCATTTATCGGAATGTTTTATTACCAATAACCATGAAAACAGGCTGGTGGATATTTATTCCGAGGACGGAATCAGGGCGGTGGCAAAATGGCTTCCGGTGGTGGCGGAAGACGGCTCGAATCTGGAAGGACGCGTCAATATGTCCTATGCGGCCAATATTCTGGCCGGTTATACACAGTCTCTCATCAACTGTACCTCCCATCATATCACGGGCCAGACCATGGGCGGTTTATTCCCCAATGTTGCCCACGGTGCCAGCCTGATCCTGATAGCGGAGGAGTATTACAAACGCGTCTGCCGGTATTTCCCGGAACTGTTTGACGAGCTGGGGGAATTCATGGGAGTGAAGGCGGATCCGGAGCATCCCGGTGCAGGCTTTGTCACGGCGCTTACCGGACTGCTGCACGTAACCGGAATGGACTGCCTGACCATGAGTGAATTCGGAATCAGGAAGGAAGACTGCAAAAAGATCGCGGATATGACCGTCAATAATACCGGCATCGCCGATATGGACCGGTATCCGGAGGCTCTGACGGCGGAGGATATCGAAGGGATTCTGGAGCGATCTTATAAGTAA
- a CDS encoding class I SAM-dependent methyltransferase has product MKHHNNKQYWKNMSRFYTFFARSHSALYRSICSRIAPYLTKDMNVLEVACGTGQLSFPLSCRVRLWEATDFSEQMIERAKKQAGSSRLHFTVQDANSLPYAPQTFDAAVISNALHIMPYPERALSEIHRVLKPGGLLFAPTFIHGGKTRSRFGMHLVNMTGFQSYHKWDEQEFIKFLSGHGFTVTEHAVLDGAPAPVCFAAAEKKTSHPSN; this is encoded by the coding sequence ATGAAACATCACAACAATAAACAGTACTGGAAAAACATGTCGCGGTTCTACACCTTTTTCGCAAGGAGCCATTCCGCGCTGTACCGGAGTATCTGCAGCCGCATCGCTCCCTACCTGACAAAGGATATGAACGTACTGGAGGTGGCCTGCGGCACGGGCCAGCTCTCCTTTCCGCTCTCCTGCCGCGTGCGCCTTTGGGAGGCCACCGACTTCTCGGAGCAGATGATTGAGCGCGCAAAAAAGCAGGCGGGTTCTTCCCGCCTGCACTTTACCGTACAGGATGCAAATTCTCTGCCCTATGCGCCCCAGACATTCGACGCTGCCGTCATCTCCAACGCCCTCCATATCATGCCATACCCGGAACGGGCTCTCTCCGAGATACACCGCGTGCTGAAGCCGGGCGGGCTGCTCTTTGCCCCCACCTTCATTCACGGCGGGAAAACGCGTTCCCGCTTCGGGATGCATCTGGTAAATATGACCGGTTTCCAGTCTTACCACAAGTGGGATGAACAGGAATTCATAAAGTTCCTGTCAGGACACGGATTTACCGTGACGGAGCACGCCGTGCTGGACGGAGCCCCCGCGCCGGTCTGTTTTGCCGCGGCAGAGAAAAAGACTTCTCATCCTTCCAATTGA
- a CDS encoding DNA topoisomerase III, with translation MKSLVIAEKPSVARDIARVLKCGKALNGAIEGQEYIVTWGLGHLVTLADPEDYSPKYKEWKMEDLPMLPDTFKLEVIKQTAKQYNAVKTQLYRNDVGDVIIATDAGREGELVARLILKKAGSRKPVRRLWISSVTDKAIREGFAHLKDGREYDNLYDAAMCRAEADWMVGINATRALTCKYNAQLSCGRVQTPTLAMIAAREEEIKKFVPQPYFGIRAKCQEPSLTLMWQDGKSGSARSFDKNRMEGILSSLQGEAGRVEEVKRTPKKTLAPLLYDLTELQRDANKRFNYSAKETLNIMQRLYENHKVLTYPRTDSRYLSADIVPTLKERLKACGTGPYKTLAGRLQGRALPEKLFFVDNGKVSDHHAIIPTEQYVQLDHMTVDERRIYDLVVRRFLAVLYPPFEYEQTSLTVKAGGERFAARGEIVKTPGWHEVYENEKQEEDPDEDGQEIKSQKLPDIRKGDVLSGLTFQLTEGKTKAPAPFNEATLLSAMENPAAYMESKDREMVKTLGETGGLGTVATRADIIEKLFSSFLLEKRGKDIYLTSKARQLLNLVPEDLKKPELTAEWEMKLSKMAKGSLKRDAFMREIREYSGELIAQIKAGEGNFRHDNLTNTKCPVCGKRMLSVKGKNSEMLVCQDRECGHRETVSRTSNARCPVCHKKLELRGKGEGQIFVCRCGYKEKLSAFQERRKKEGAGVSKKDVARYLNQQKKEAAAPLNNAFAEAFKGLKLDD, from the coding sequence ATGAAATCATTAGTAATAGCAGAGAAACCGTCGGTGGCCCGCGACATAGCACGGGTGCTGAAATGCGGAAAAGCGCTTAACGGGGCCATCGAAGGCCAGGAATATATCGTAACATGGGGACTGGGCCATCTTGTCACGCTGGCCGATCCGGAGGACTACAGTCCCAAGTATAAGGAATGGAAGATGGAAGATCTGCCGATGCTGCCGGATACCTTTAAGCTGGAGGTCATAAAGCAGACGGCGAAACAGTACAACGCGGTGAAAACGCAGCTTTACAGGAATGATGTGGGAGACGTCATCATAGCCACGGATGCGGGGCGGGAGGGAGAACTCGTGGCCCGTCTGATCCTTAAAAAGGCCGGCAGCAGGAAACCCGTAAGGAGGCTGTGGATTTCATCGGTCACGGATAAGGCGATCCGGGAGGGATTTGCCCATCTGAAGGACGGAAGGGAATACGACAACCTCTACGATGCAGCCATGTGCCGCGCCGAGGCGGACTGGATGGTGGGAATCAACGCGACAAGGGCGCTGACCTGCAAATACAACGCCCAGTTATCCTGCGGCCGCGTACAGACTCCGACCCTTGCCATGATTGCAGCGCGCGAGGAGGAGATAAAGAAATTTGTCCCACAGCCCTATTTCGGCATCCGTGCAAAGTGCCAGGAACCTTCCCTGACCCTGATGTGGCAGGATGGGAAATCGGGAAGCGCCCGCTCCTTCGACAAAAACAGGATGGAAGGGATTCTCTCCTCCCTGCAGGGGGAAGCGGGAAGAGTGGAGGAGGTAAAGCGCACGCCGAAGAAGACATTGGCGCCGCTTCTCTACGATCTCACGGAACTTCAGCGGGATGCGAACAAACGGTTTAATTATTCGGCCAAGGAGACGTTAAACATTATGCAGCGGCTGTATGAAAACCATAAGGTCCTGACGTATCCGAGAACGGATTCCAGATATTTGAGCGCCGACATTGTGCCGACCCTGAAAGAACGGTTAAAGGCCTGCGGCACCGGGCCTTATAAGACGCTGGCCGGCCGCCTTCAGGGGCGCGCCCTGCCGGAGAAGCTGTTTTTCGTGGATAACGGCAAGGTATCGGATCACCACGCCATTATCCCGACCGAGCAATACGTGCAGCTGGATCATATGACCGTGGATGAACGGCGTATCTATGATCTGGTAGTCCGCCGTTTCCTGGCCGTTCTGTATCCCCCTTTTGAATATGAACAGACTTCCCTGACCGTAAAGGCGGGCGGGGAGCGGTTTGCGGCCAGGGGAGAGATTGTGAAGACACCGGGCTGGCATGAGGTCTATGAGAATGAGAAGCAGGAAGAAGATCCGGATGAGGACGGGCAGGAGATCAAATCCCAGAAACTGCCGGATATCAGGAAGGGCGATGTACTGAGCGGCCTTACATTCCAACTGACGGAAGGAAAGACGAAAGCTCCTGCACCGTTCAATGAGGCCACCCTGCTCTCGGCCATGGAAAATCCGGCGGCCTATATGGAATCAAAGGACCGTGAGATGGTGAAGACACTGGGCGAGACGGGCGGACTGGGGACGGTCGCGACACGGGCCGATATCATAGAAAAACTCTTTTCAAGCTTTCTTCTGGAAAAACGCGGGAAAGATATTTATCTCACCTCCAAGGCCAGGCAGCTTCTGAATCTGGTTCCGGAGGATTTAAAGAAACCGGAACTGACGGCCGAATGGGAGATGAAGCTTTCAAAGATGGCGAAGGGCAGTTTAAAGCGCGATGCGTTTATGAGGGAAATCCGGGAGTATTCGGGTGAGTTGATTGCACAGATTAAGGCCGGGGAGGGAAATTTCCGCCACGACAACCTGACGAATACAAAGTGCCCCGTATGCGGAAAAAGGATGCTCTCGGTAAAAGGAAAGAACAGTGAAATGTTAGTCTGCCAGGACCGTGAGTGCGGCCACAGGGAGACCGTTTCCCGGACCTCCAATGCCCGCTGCCCGGTCTGCCATAAGAAACTGGAACTGCGCGGAAAAGGGGAGGGGCAGATTTTTGTCTGCCGCTGCGGATATAAAGAGAAATTGTCCGCCTTCCAGGAACGCAGGAAAAAAGAGGGAGCCGGAGTATCGAAAAAAGACGTGGCAAGATACCTGAACCAGCAGAAAAAAGAGGCGGCCGCTCCGCTCAACAATGCGTTTGCGGAGGCTTTTAAGGGACTTAAGCTGGACGATTGA
- a CDS encoding response regulator transcription factor, translating into MEKNKILIIEDEAAIRELLCMNLEAVGYETETACDGTEAERKIREDRGEYDLALVDVMLPGPDGFDLMEGLNGKEIPCIFLTAKADVASKVKGLRLGAEDYIVKPFEMMELFARVENVLKRRRKLKSTVELDGCRIDLTGHKVYEDGEEIQLKPMEYDLFLFLCRNRNVAFTRNQLLDKIWGGGYGGETRTVDVHVASLRKKLKAASRIQTIPKLGYRLEV; encoded by the coding sequence ATGGAGAAAAACAAGATCCTCATTATAGAAGATGAGGCCGCAATCAGGGAACTGCTCTGCATGAACCTGGAAGCGGTCGGGTATGAGACGGAGACGGCCTGCGACGGCACGGAGGCGGAGCGGAAAATCCGGGAAGATCGGGGAGAATACGACCTGGCGCTGGTGGATGTGATGCTGCCAGGACCGGACGGCTTTGATCTGATGGAAGGGCTGAACGGAAAGGAGATTCCCTGCATTTTCCTGACGGCAAAAGCAGACGTGGCGTCGAAGGTCAAGGGGCTGCGTCTGGGTGCGGAGGACTATATCGTCAAACCGTTTGAAATGATGGAATTATTCGCCAGGGTGGAGAATGTCCTGAAGCGGAGGAGAAAATTGAAAAGCACGGTAGAGCTTGACGGCTGCCGGATCGATCTGACGGGACACAAGGTTTATGAAGACGGGGAGGAAATCCAGTTAAAGCCGATGGAATATGATCTGTTCCTGTTTCTCTGCCGCAACCGGAATGTCGCCTTTACAAGAAACCAGCTGCTCGATAAGATATGGGGCGGCGGCTATGGGGGAGAGACAAGGACCGTGGACGTCCATGTCGCCAGTTTAAGAAAGAAACTGAAGGCGGCGTCGAGAATACAGACCATACCGAAGCTGGGATACCGCCTGGAGGTTTAA
- a CDS encoding DUF1667 domain-containing protein: MIEKEVICVICPSSCHVTVKGDGKTVSEISGYTCKRGKDYAEAEYISPMRTLATTVKAEGYSCPIIAVRSNRPMPKEKIFDAMAEIQKAVATPPFYVGKTVIENILDTGVDIVLSNQ; the protein is encoded by the coding sequence ATGATCGAAAAAGAAGTAATCTGTGTCATCTGCCCGTCCAGCTGCCATGTCACCGTAAAAGGCGACGGGAAAACGGTCAGCGAGATAAGCGGTTACACCTGTAAGCGCGGGAAGGACTACGCGGAGGCGGAATATATCTCGCCGATGCGGACTCTGGCCACCACCGTGAAGGCGGAGGGGTACAGCTGCCCGATCATCGCGGTACGCTCCAATAGGCCGATGCCGAAGGAAAAGATATTCGATGCAATGGCCGAGATTCAGAAAGCGGTGGCAACCCCGCCGTTCTATGTGGGGAAAACGGTAATTGAAAACATTCTGGACACAGGGGTGGACATCGTACTGTCCAATCAGTAA
- a CDS encoding transcriptional regulator GutM codes for MNSALMFGICLAAALFLQTWGSLVQYRRVTRDYQEIRKRNAVVSVGKSTYRGMNRTAVLGFNSSGILNEAYILSGITVFAKLKPLSGHDGEHYSAVKDYYSKDKRMACVVQAVRYMEGSYD; via the coding sequence ATGAATTCAGCATTAATGTTTGGAATCTGCCTTGCGGCGGCCCTCTTTCTGCAGACATGGGGAAGTCTGGTGCAGTACAGACGGGTCACCAGGGACTATCAGGAAATCAGAAAACGCAACGCGGTTGTTTCTGTGGGCAAGAGTACATACAGGGGCATGAACAGAACGGCTGTGCTTGGCTTTAATTCCTCGGGGATTCTTAACGAGGCGTATATTTTATCCGGCATAACGGTTTTTGCAAAGCTTAAGCCGTTATCCGGCCATGACGGGGAGCATTACTCCGCCGTCAAAGACTACTATAGCAAAGACAAACGGATGGCCTGCGTCGTACAGGCTGTCCGGTATATGGAGGGGTCATATGATTGA
- a CDS encoding class II aldolase/adducin family protein, with product MDIRAIHEVLTIAKRLDDKGLCNAFEGNVSVKRDGYLYITPSGKNKATLTEEMIAVFDEEGNQVSGIFPASSELKMHRAVYGMRDNIGGVVHAHTPFLTAYALCAKPFESFAHAEMLWDHKKVEVVPYGRPGSDDIYKGAETIFQKGRDICLLANHGVLSVGTTVFDAMNKLESVENACKICTLAKLIGEPADLPKEEIETLLSL from the coding sequence ATGGATATCAGGGCAATTCATGAAGTATTAACTATTGCAAAGAGACTGGATGACAAGGGACTGTGCAATGCATTTGAAGGAAATGTATCGGTAAAAAGAGACGGATACCTCTATATTACGCCGTCGGGCAAGAATAAAGCGACGCTTACGGAAGAAATGATTGCCGTATTCGACGAGGAGGGAAACCAGGTGTCCGGCATTTTTCCGGCCTCTTCGGAGCTTAAGATGCACCGCGCCGTATACGGGATGAGGGACAACATCGGAGGCGTGGTCCATGCGCATACTCCGTTTTTAACCGCCTATGCGCTCTGTGCAAAACCGTTTGAATCCTTTGCCCATGCCGAGATGCTCTGGGATCACAAAAAAGTGGAGGTAGTTCCATATGGAAGACCGGGATCCGACGATATTTATAAAGGAGCGGAAACGATTTTCCAGAAAGGGAGAGACATCTGCCTGCTGGCTAACCACGGTGTGCTGTCCGTCGGAACCACGGTATTCGATGCGATGAACAAGCTGGAATCGGTAGAGAATGCATGTAAAATCTGTACCCTGGCCAAATTGATCGGGGAACCGGCGGATCTCCCGAAAGAGGAGATTGAAACGCTGTTAAGCCTGTAA